ATTTTTGTCTAAAGATTCAAGTGTAAAACAAATAGTATTTTGTAAGTGAAGGAGGTAAGATTTTATTTGAGGTAGTGCATTTGGTGGAAGCATTTTAGAGTGTGGCATGATGTATTCCAACTATTTGCCGATTTAATTGCTTTATTTTCTCATTTTTTCGAAATTGGCACAATGTTTGCTTTGGTTAAAGTAACTTAAAAACAGGAGTGTTTATGGCCCTTAATCTCGATTCTTATCTGGGGATTCATGCAAAAGCTCTGATAGCACGAGATCAACGTGCATCGCAGCTGGCAAATAATTTAGCAAATGCAAATACCCCAAATTATAAAGCGATGGACGTAGATTTTAATGAGTTGTTGGCTGCCAGTATGGGTGGTGACACTCAAAGCGTTCAAGTAACTGCACCCAATCATATAAATACCAATGTAGATTTTAGTGCCAATTTAAAGTATCGCACCACGAATAATACTTCCTTAGATGGAAATACGGTGGATAAGGATATAGAAACTACAGAATTTGCAAGGAATGCACTTAATTATCAGGCAACTTTGAGTTTCCTGGATGGTAAAATTAAATCTATGGTATTGGCATTGAAAGGGGAGTAATAATTATGTCGTTAAATACAGTCTTTGACATTGCTGGATCTGCGATGAGCGCAGAAACAACCCGTTTGAGTACCAGTGCAGAAAACATGAGTAACGCAAACGTATCCAGAGGAAGTCCGGAGGAAGTTTATCAACCAAAATATCCAATCTTCGAAACAGTTCAGGAGAAGCAAAGTCAATGGATGGGCGATCAGATAAAAGCGGGTGTTCAGGTTAAAGGAATTTATGAAAGTACTATCGAACCGACCAAACGATATGAACCCAACAATCCTGTTGCTGATGAAAAAGGTTTTGTTTACTCATCGAATGTGAGTTATGTTGAGCAGATGGCAAATGTGATTTCCGCATCTCGATCGTATCAAATGAACATCGAATTGATTAATACAACAAAGCAACTGATGCAGCGCACACTACAACTGGGTCAATAAGGGGAAAAGGATGACAACAAATTCAGTAAATGGGTCCAATTCTGCAGCAAACCTGGGTCTAACTCAGCAAGACTCTGCTTCAAGAACAAGTCTGGGGCAAAAGGATTTTCTACGTCTGATGGTGGCGCAAGTTCAAAATCAAGATCCGATGCAACCACAAGCTAATGGCGAGTTTCTATCACAATTAGCTCAGTTTAGTACTAATGATGGAGTAACGAAAATGCAGGAATCTTTACAGCAAATGGCCTCGTCATTACAGTCGAATCAGGCTTTGCAGGCTTCTGCTCTGGTGGGGCGTAAGGTTCTGGTTAACAGCGATCATCTGGGTTTGAGCACTGAAGGGGACGTAAAAGCCGCCATTGATATGCCCGCAGGTCTTAGTAACTTGACTGCCTCAGTATACTCGGAAAGTGGGGAATTGATAAAAACAATTCCTTTGGGACAACCAGATCCTGGTTTTTTTCAATTTGCCTGGGACGGTACTGGGGAAAGTAACCAACGTCTTGCGGCAGGTAATTATAAAATTTCTGTACGAGGTACCTACTCTGGAAAGGAGGTATCCTTAAATACAATGACCTCAGCTAATGTTGACAGTGTCAGTCTTGGTCAAAATGGAGAAGGCTTAAAATTAAATGTTGCTGGAGTAGGATCGGTCTCCTTAGATGAGGTAAGACAAATAACAGTATAGATTTTAAATCAATCTGCAGCCCCTTTATTACTAAAGGATTATAAATTATAAGCAGGAGGCTAATATGAGTTTTAATACAGGCTTAGGTGGTATTCAAGCAGCAAGTAAAGCTTTGGATGTAACCGGAAATAATATCGCTAACTCTTCAACCGTGGGATTTAAAAGATCACGAGCTGAATTTGCGGATGTTTATAATTATAATGCATACGGTGTAAGCAGAACGGCTGTTGGAGGTGGGGTAAGTCTGTCTCGAGTCAGTCAATCCTTTGCTACCGGTGATATCTATGGAACAAATAATGCTCTGGATCTTGCAATCAATGGATCAGGATTTTTTATTCTGAACGACCAAGGGGCTAAAGCGTATACTCGTGCAGGTCAATTTAGCTTAAACAATCAGAACTATGTTGTAAATGATAAAGACCAGCGTCTAACCGGATTGCTCGCTGATGATGTTGGTAATATCACTGGCGTTTCTGGTGATTTACAAATAAACACTGCGAACATAAAACCCAGGGCAAGCTCTACCGTGACAGCAGGTTTGAATTTGTACTCTGCAAGTACTCCACCTGGTGCAAATTGGACTGGAGGGGCTACACCGGTTAGCGATACGTATAACAATACTACTTCATCAACTATTTATGATAGTTTGGGTAATTCACATGTCTTAAGTATGTATTTTATAAAAGCCGATCCTGATGCATTAGCAGGCGCACCAAATGCTGCGTCACCTCCGGGCACACAGGGGCAATGGTATGTTGCTTTTCAAATAGATAATCAAGATGTTCCCGCCCTTGGTGGGCCAGGGAACACGGACAATCTCTTTAGAGCAGCTTTTAATCCCGATGGGTCTTTTGCAGGAGCCCAGGACACAACCAATACTGGATTACCCAATAATTTAATCCCTTTGACCATGAATCTTAATAATGGATCCAATCCATTAAGTATCAATGTTGATTTAACTGACAGTACTCAATTTGGCAGTGGCTTTGCTGTGCAATCAACCTTCAATGATGGTTTTACTACTGGCAGTTTGGCTGGGTTAGATATAGACATAACAGGCGTCATTTTTGGTCGTTATACTAATGGTCAGGCTATGGCTATGGGACAAATCC
The sequence above is drawn from the Legionella antarctica genome and encodes:
- the flgC gene encoding flagellar basal body rod protein FlgC, producing the protein MSLNTVFDIAGSAMSAETTRLSTSAENMSNANVSRGSPEEVYQPKYPIFETVQEKQSQWMGDQIKAGVQVKGIYESTIEPTKRYEPNNPVADEKGFVYSSNVSYVEQMANVISASRSYQMNIELINTTKQLMQRTLQLGQ
- the flgB gene encoding flagellar basal body rod protein FlgB is translated as MALNLDSYLGIHAKALIARDQRASQLANNLANANTPNYKAMDVDFNELLAASMGGDTQSVQVTAPNHINTNVDFSANLKYRTTNNTSLDGNTVDKDIETTEFARNALNYQATLSFLDGKIKSMVLALKGE
- a CDS encoding flagellar hook assembly protein FlgD, producing MTTNSVNGSNSAANLGLTQQDSASRTSLGQKDFLRLMVAQVQNQDPMQPQANGEFLSQLAQFSTNDGVTKMQESLQQMASSLQSNQALQASALVGRKVLVNSDHLGLSTEGDVKAAIDMPAGLSNLTASVYSESGELIKTIPLGQPDPGFFQFAWDGTGESNQRLAAGNYKISVRGTYSGKEVSLNTMTSANVDSVSLGQNGEGLKLNVAGVGSVSLDEVRQITV
- the flgE gene encoding flagellar hook protein FlgE, giving the protein MSFNTGLGGIQAASKALDVTGNNIANSSTVGFKRSRAEFADVYNYNAYGVSRTAVGGGVSLSRVSQSFATGDIYGTNNALDLAINGSGFFILNDQGAKAYTRAGQFSLNNQNYVVNDKDQRLTGLLADDVGNITGVSGDLQINTANIKPRASSTVTAGLNLYSASTPPGANWTGGATPVSDTYNNTTSSTIYDSLGNSHVLSMYFIKADPDALAGAPNAASPPGTQGQWYVAFQIDNQDVPALGGPGNTDNLFRAAFNPDGSFAGAQDTTNTGLPNNLIPLTMNLNNGSNPLSINVDLTDSTQFGSGFAVQSTFNDGFTTGSLAGLDIDITGVIFGRYTNGQAMAMGQIQLANFADTGSLQNVGNTNWAETTGSGQALIGVAGTGGLGSINAGNLEQSNVDITTELVDLITEQRNFQANAQTIRTGDAVTQTIINIR